A stretch of Vigna angularis cultivar LongXiaoDou No.4 chromosome 4, ASM1680809v1, whole genome shotgun sequence DNA encodes these proteins:
- the LOC108331149 gene encoding uncharacterized protein LOC108331149, producing MDSTKQQAQKFLVTVTAVLAVLAKRASRLPRKLKAAAPPKDEWRIELRSPKKLLSNIGGKKLPFLPKRSKKKRGEEDWGNGGVWQKTILMGDKCEPLDFSGVIYYDSNGKQVNEMPLRSPRSSPVPGYYFIRHREHRDHHP from the coding sequence ATGGACTCCACGAAGCAACAAGCGCAGAAGTTCCTGGTGACCGTGACGGCGGTGCTGGCCGTGCTTGCGAAGCGGGCGAGCCGGCTGCCGCGGAAGCTGAAGGCGGCGGCGCCGCCGAAGGATGAGTGGAGGATCGAACTGCGGTCGCCGAAGAAGCTTCTGAGCAACATAGGCGGCAAAAAGCTGCCGTTTCTGCCGAAGAGGAGCAAGAAGAAGCGCGGCGAGGAGGATTGGGGGAACGGCGGGGTGTGGCAGAAGACGATTCTGATGGGGGACAAGTGCGAGCCGTTGGATTTCTCGGGCGTAATCTATTACGATAGTAACGGGAAACAGGTGAACGAGATGCCTCTAAGGTCGCCACGCTCAAGTCCCGTGCCCGGGTATTATTTCATCCGCCACCGGGAACACCGCGACCACCATCCCTGA